In the Gymnodinialimonas sp. 202GB13-11 genome, one interval contains:
- the pseB gene encoding UDP-N-acetylglucosamine 4,6-dehydratase (inverting) translates to MNQSTTVASFLENKSILVTGGTGSFGKAFVRRILHDYNVRRLVILSRDELKQFEMQQEFPAANYANLRFFLGDIRDVDRLRRAFEGIDVVVHAAALKQVVAAEYNPFEFIRTNILGAQNIIDACLDTGVQRVVALSTDKAAAPINLYGATKLCSDKLFVAANNIRGDRDLRFSVVRYGNVMGSRGSVLPFFQDRKSTGSLPITDPEMTRFNISLAEGVDMVLWALENAEGGEILVPKIPSYRITDFAEAVCAECQKPVVGIRPGEKIHEEMITASDSCNTVDIGDYYVILGDGQKRDSYCERTGGTPVPAGFNYESGSNPEFLSVEQLRTLIAEHDAAKFQA, encoded by the coding sequence ATGAACCAATCAACGACAGTTGCGTCCTTCCTTGAGAACAAGTCTATCCTTGTGACAGGGGGCACCGGCTCATTTGGCAAAGCATTCGTTCGTCGCATTCTGCACGACTACAATGTTCGCAGGCTTGTTATTTTGTCGCGCGATGAGCTGAAACAGTTTGAGATGCAGCAGGAATTTCCGGCTGCCAATTATGCGAATTTGAGGTTCTTTCTGGGCGATATCCGGGATGTAGACCGTTTGCGGCGTGCGTTTGAGGGGATTGATGTCGTCGTTCATGCCGCCGCACTAAAGCAGGTGGTCGCGGCAGAGTACAATCCGTTTGAATTCATCCGGACCAATATCCTGGGCGCACAGAACATTATCGACGCCTGCCTTGATACAGGCGTGCAGCGGGTTGTCGCCTTGTCCACCGATAAAGCAGCGGCGCCCATTAACCTTTACGGTGCCACCAAGCTTTGTTCAGACAAACTGTTTGTGGCTGCCAACAATATTCGTGGTGATCGTGATCTGCGTTTCTCTGTCGTGCGCTATGGCAATGTTATGGGCTCGCGCGGGTCCGTGCTGCCATTCTTCCAGGACCGTAAGTCCACCGGGTCCTTGCCCATCACAGATCCCGAAATGACGCGCTTCAACATAAGCCTCGCCGAGGGCGTTGATATGGTGCTTTGGGCGTTGGAAAACGCAGAAGGCGGCGAAATTCTGGTACCGAAAATTCCGTCTTACAGGATCACGGATTTTGCCGAGGCGGTCTGTGCAGAGTGTCAAAAACCCGTTGTTGGCATTCGTCCTGGCGAGAAGATCCACGAAGAGATGATCACAGCCTCCGACAGCTGCAACACAGTGGATATCGGCGACTACTACGTTATCCTGGGCGATGGTCAGAAACGCGATTCCTATTGCGAGAGGACAGGTGGAACCCCGGTTCCTGCGGGCTTCAACTACGAAAGCGGTTCTAACCCGGAGTTTCTGTCGGTTGAGCAGTTGCGGACCTTGATTGCAGAACACGACGCAGCCAAGTTTCAGGCATGA
- a CDS encoding serine O-acetyltransferase has translation MARLRDIESKTLPVGALLDADWARFSSYSGIARRRRMRDSLSFRFLPNVLIRRAHAFHKSGGVFGAVLSKLACLMLFVLYGLEYPARLCIGPGLVIFHTQGTILGANRIGANASIYQQVTLGAVQPDFQYTAALRPTIGDNVSLTAGAKVIGGITVGDGSVVGANAVVLDDVPANTLAVGVPARHIPRDASVDATTSSPET, from the coding sequence ATGGCGAGACTACGCGATATTGAGTCTAAAACGCTGCCGGTCGGCGCCTTATTGGATGCAGACTGGGCGCGGTTTTCCAGCTATTCCGGCATCGCGCGTCGTCGACGCATGCGCGATAGTCTGTCATTTCGGTTTTTGCCGAATGTTCTGATCCGCCGGGCCCATGCATTCCACAAAAGCGGAGGAGTGTTCGGTGCGGTTCTATCCAAGCTCGCGTGCTTGATGCTGTTCGTGCTGTACGGCTTGGAGTATCCCGCACGCCTTTGTATTGGGCCGGGGCTGGTCATTTTTCATACGCAAGGAACCATCCTTGGTGCTAACCGGATTGGCGCAAATGCAAGTATTTATCAGCAAGTGACCCTTGGCGCAGTTCAACCGGATTTCCAGTACACGGCTGCCTTGCGTCCGACGATCGGGGACAACGTTTCTTTGACGGCAGGGGCCAAGGTCATTGGCGGAATTACAGTGGGTGACGGGTCTGTGGTTGGCGCAAACGCTGTGGTTTTGGATGATGTGCCCGCCAATACGCTAGCCGTTGGCGTCCCTGCGCGTCACATCCCGCGAGATGCTTCCGTCGACGCGACCACCTCCTCGCCCGAAACCTAG
- a CDS encoding M10 family metallopeptidase has product MLQPSFDGCPYSSNDSSFVTPVGIYTGDDPLITETGDAAGDTTTAYELGSGGYFHGTLSNSSDVDVIALDVTSGVEYSFAVVGIGGLDAQLEDPILTIKDADGNILFSNDDVVAGKYRYSHITETFGLFGDDDTGTVYLEISGWNGATGGYGLSVVEDSVPSYDIHMGAGALVRTGLSWAANPETPTTVTWAFRETQGTNSPGIPAGGENPESFQQFTAIQQAAFLEIIALAEGVSGLTLNQVTDGGDNFSDSAEILIAAYNTSDNSGGYAWLPSGPSFPEGGDIWINEAGGSSDTSVPIGSYSYYTLLHELGHALGLSHPALYNAGSGGFISYDGSAIWQEDSVQFTVMSYFDESFTGASGPGGLPARYPDTFMLMDILALQSLYGADLGYNSENTTYGYNATHANTAYDFTFNRDPFLTIWDGAGVDTIDVSAYGGAQKVSLEDGTFSDVLGYTGTLAIAIGAVIENAIGGAGDDTIMGNSVANSLEGGAGADSIVGGDGADSLRGGSGNDTLLGGLADDFIFGDDGDDVVRGGAGDDQLYGLAGDDTLDVGEGTGGWQYAYGHEGNDTYLYQKAAGLLFINSIQEGAGDGAADRLVFDDLLLSDLSFASFDYGGEI; this is encoded by the coding sequence GTGCTTCAACCTTCCTTTGACGGTTGCCCCTATTCGTCTAACGACAGCAGTTTTGTCACGCCGGTTGGTATCTACACTGGCGACGATCCACTGATCACTGAGACCGGGGATGCCGCTGGAGATACTACGACAGCGTATGAGTTGGGATCGGGAGGGTACTTTCACGGGACGCTTTCGAATTCCAGCGATGTGGACGTTATCGCGTTAGACGTCACGTCAGGCGTCGAATACTCGTTTGCCGTCGTTGGTATAGGCGGGCTTGACGCGCAGTTGGAAGATCCGATCCTCACCATAAAAGACGCCGACGGAAATATACTGTTCAGCAATGATGATGTTGTCGCGGGCAAATATCGCTACTCCCACATCACCGAGACCTTCGGTCTTTTCGGCGATGACGATACCGGAACGGTTTATCTTGAGATTTCCGGCTGGAACGGGGCAACCGGCGGCTACGGCCTCTCTGTGGTTGAAGACAGCGTTCCAAGCTACGACATTCATATGGGTGCAGGCGCTTTGGTTCGCACTGGCCTTTCATGGGCGGCAAACCCGGAAACGCCGACAACTGTAACATGGGCTTTCCGTGAAACGCAGGGCACCAATTCACCGGGCATTCCAGCCGGCGGTGAAAACCCCGAATCCTTCCAGCAGTTCACCGCGATCCAGCAGGCCGCTTTCCTTGAGATCATCGCGCTTGCCGAAGGTGTCTCAGGCCTTACGCTGAACCAAGTTACCGATGGTGGCGACAACTTCTCGGACAGTGCCGAAATATTGATCGCGGCATATAACACTTCAGATAATTCCGGAGGCTACGCTTGGCTACCGTCTGGCCCATCATTTCCCGAAGGCGGCGATATCTGGATCAATGAAGCAGGCGGCAGTAGCGACACGTCGGTGCCGATCGGAAGCTACAGCTACTACACCCTTTTGCACGAACTGGGCCATGCGCTCGGCCTATCTCATCCTGCTCTCTACAATGCAGGCAGTGGTGGCTTCATCTCTTACGATGGGTCAGCGATCTGGCAAGAAGACTCAGTACAATTCACCGTCATGAGCTACTTCGATGAAAGCTTCACCGGTGCATCTGGCCCGGGGGGGCTGCCAGCGCGTTATCCAGACACATTCATGTTGATGGATATCCTTGCCCTTCAGAGCCTCTACGGAGCCGACCTGGGCTATAACTCTGAAAATACGACATACGGGTACAACGCGACGCACGCCAACACTGCCTACGATTTTACATTCAATAGAGACCCGTTCCTTACCATCTGGGACGGTGCCGGTGTTGATACAATTGATGTCTCGGCATACGGCGGTGCTCAGAAGGTCAGCTTGGAGGACGGAACGTTCTCAGATGTGCTTGGGTACACAGGAACCCTGGCGATTGCCATCGGCGCGGTAATCGAAAACGCGATCGGTGGCGCAGGGGATGATACGATCATGGGTAATTCCGTTGCCAATTCACTTGAAGGCGGAGCGGGCGCGGATTCCATTGTGGGCGGAGACGGCGCGGATTCGTTGCGTGGTGGCTCAGGCAATGACACGCTCCTTGGTGGACTGGCAGACGACTTCATCTTTGGCGACGATGGAGATGATGTTGTACGAGGTGGTGCTGGCGACGACCAGCTGTACGGTTTGGCCGGTGACGACACGCTCGATGTGGGCGAAGGCACGGGCGGGTGGCAGTACGCGTATGGCCACGAAGGCAACGACACGTATCTCTACCAAAAAGCTGCGGGGCTGCTGTTTATCAACTCGATCCAGGAAGGGGCCGGCGACGGGGCCGCGGATCGGTTGGTCTTTGATGATCTGCTGTTGAGCGATCTGAGCTTTGCCTCATTCGATTATGGCGGCGAGATC
- a CDS encoding NAD-dependent epimerase/dehydratase family protein, producing MRIAVFGASGRIGQMMRSVPCPDEVKMTWVSRMPPPGSDWRQWSPDEAVDLDWLHDVDTVLVLAGATPTRGEVFEKAEMMQANVDLSLVLHESAARAGVERVLLASSAAVYGRQADPNALIAETTDCHPETDYGYSKLAMERAVAAQVAQLGPQSPATTCLRIATVAGADMLLQNAANATETAPLTLDCFADGRGPERSYIGPNALAAVLLALCTTPEDLPFLLNIAAPGAVQMDALLNSFGPDGAPIPWTFRPAPKAALRRVVLDTARLEALHLAPPRADAASIAQEARAILCRVQPENEE from the coding sequence ATGCGGATCGCAGTCTTTGGTGCATCGGGTCGAATTGGGCAAATGATGCGCTCGGTCCCTTGTCCGGATGAGGTCAAGATGACGTGGGTCAGCCGGATGCCTCCACCCGGTTCGGATTGGCGACAATGGTCCCCTGATGAGGCTGTCGATCTGGACTGGTTGCATGATGTCGACACGGTACTTGTGCTTGCGGGAGCGACGCCTACCCGTGGGGAGGTCTTTGAAAAAGCCGAAATGATGCAGGCCAATGTTGACCTTTCTCTTGTCCTACACGAGAGCGCGGCACGGGCCGGGGTAGAGCGGGTGCTTCTAGCCTCGTCCGCGGCAGTTTATGGTCGCCAAGCAGATCCAAATGCTCTGATTGCTGAGACAACCGATTGCCATCCCGAAACCGACTATGGCTACTCTAAACTGGCTATGGAACGTGCGGTCGCCGCGCAGGTCGCGCAGTTGGGGCCGCAATCTCCGGCCACAACCTGCCTTCGGATTGCGACCGTCGCAGGCGCTGACATGTTGTTGCAAAATGCGGCCAACGCGACTGAAACGGCTCCGTTAACACTGGACTGTTTTGCAGATGGGCGGGGGCCTGAACGTTCCTACATCGGGCCAAATGCGCTAGCGGCGGTTTTGCTTGCGCTATGTACGACGCCTGAAGATTTGCCATTCCTTCTCAACATCGCAGCACCTGGCGCAGTACAAATGGATGCTCTTCTGAATTCCTTCGGTCCCGATGGCGCGCCTATACCTTGGACATTCCGCCCTGCGCCGAAAGCCGCTCTGCGCCGAGTGGTTTTGGATACGGCGCGGCTGGAGGCATTGCACCTCGCCCCGCCCCGCGCCGACGCGGCCTCCATCGCGCAGGAGGCGCGGGCCATCTTGTGTCGCGTGCAGCCCGAAAACGAGGAGTGA
- a CDS encoding sugar transferase, with protein sequence MLKRIFDIGLSLVLMVLLSPVMLGLFLVMVLKRDLPVFYVSERMRDLDTPFSLIKLRTMRPPRPGEVNSGVSGGAKNHRITPLGRKLRRYRLDEIPQLWNILRGDMSFVGPRPPLRRYTEMYRELYADVLRSKPGVTGLASLVIHRQEGDALAKAQSAEEIEEIYTRRFIPRKARLDLIYQANANLCYDVVLLWQTLVRVAGGRRRAADARRGRR encoded by the coding sequence ATCCTGAAACGCATCTTTGACATAGGACTCTCCTTGGTTTTGATGGTGCTTTTGTCGCCTGTCATGTTGGGGCTGTTTTTGGTTATGGTGCTTAAGCGCGACCTGCCTGTGTTTTACGTGTCTGAACGGATGCGAGACTTGGACACGCCGTTTTCATTGATCAAACTGCGCACCATGCGCCCGCCCCGCCCGGGTGAGGTGAATTCCGGCGTATCGGGCGGCGCAAAAAACCACCGAATAACTCCGTTGGGCCGCAAGCTGCGGCGGTACAGGCTCGATGAAATCCCGCAGCTTTGGAATATTCTGCGGGGCGACATGAGTTTTGTGGGCCCCCGCCCGCCGCTGCGCCGCTATACTGAAATGTATCGCGAGTTATATGCCGATGTTTTACGGTCTAAGCCTGGCGTGACGGGTTTGGCGTCTTTGGTGATCCACCGCCAGGAAGGGGACGCACTTGCGAAGGCCCAGTCTGCGGAAGAGATTGAAGAGATATACACACGCCGTTTTATCCCGAGAAAAGCGCGCCTGGATCTGATTTATCAGGCTAACGCTAACCTTTGTTACGACGTGGTTTTGTTGTGGCAAACACTGGTAAGGGTTGCTGGCGGGCGGCGGCGGGCGGCTGACGCAAGAAGGGGCCGGCGGTGA
- the pseC gene encoding UDP-4-amino-4,6-dideoxy-N-acetyl-beta-L-altrosamine transaminase — MQNTTQPSFRHDICKEDKVMIPYGRQSISDDDVAAVSEVLRSDFLTQGPRVPEFEQAVAAYCGVAHGVAMNSATSALHVACMALDVGPGDLVWTSPISFVASANCARYCGADVDFVDIDPANSNMSAALLADKLAAAKASGRLPKVVIPVHLAGRSCDMAAIADLANEYGFSVIEDASHAIGGRYYGNPIGCCEFSDITVFSFHPVKIVTSAEGGMAMTEDPELASRMERLRSHGITRDEGEMHESPHGPWYYEQVELGYNYRMTDLQAALGLSQFGRIETFIEARHKIAARYDTLLPDLPIKLPVPVPTDQGRSGLHLYPVRVDQTRGAPPRAVVFRRLRAAGIGVQVHYIPIHIQPDFKQFGFEHGQYPAAEAYYAEALSLPMFPALTEEDQDTVVAALTLALKA; from the coding sequence TTGCAGAACACGACGCAGCCAAGTTTCAGGCATGATATCTGCAAGGAAGATAAGGTCATGATACCTTACGGGCGTCAAAGTATCTCGGATGATGATGTTGCGGCGGTCTCCGAAGTCTTGCGATCTGACTTTTTGACCCAAGGCCCGCGGGTTCCTGAGTTTGAACAAGCCGTGGCGGCCTATTGCGGCGTAGCACACGGTGTGGCGATGAACAGTGCGACCAGTGCGCTGCATGTTGCGTGTATGGCGCTTGATGTCGGTCCCGGCGATTTGGTCTGGACATCGCCTATCAGTTTCGTGGCCTCAGCAAACTGTGCGCGGTATTGCGGCGCAGATGTCGATTTTGTTGATATTGATCCCGCGAATTCGAATATGTCCGCGGCACTTCTTGCCGACAAGCTTGCCGCAGCAAAAGCTTCTGGACGATTGCCCAAGGTCGTCATTCCCGTGCACCTCGCAGGGCGCTCTTGCGACATGGCGGCGATTGCAGACTTAGCCAACGAATACGGCTTCAGCGTGATCGAGGATGCCTCCCATGCGATTGGAGGACGGTATTACGGCAACCCCATCGGGTGCTGCGAATTCAGCGATATCACCGTGTTTAGCTTTCACCCTGTGAAGATCGTGACCTCCGCAGAGGGCGGCATGGCAATGACGGAAGATCCCGAGCTGGCCAGTCGCATGGAACGGTTGCGCAGTCATGGCATCACCCGCGACGAGGGAGAGATGCACGAGTCGCCGCACGGCCCGTGGTACTACGAGCAGGTCGAGTTGGGCTACAATTACCGGATGACCGATCTGCAAGCGGCGCTGGGGCTTAGTCAGTTTGGCCGCATTGAAACGTTCATTGAAGCGCGCCACAAGATAGCCGCCCGCTATGACACTTTGCTTCCTGATCTACCCATTAAGTTGCCCGTCCCGGTTCCTACAGATCAGGGCCGCTCAGGGTTGCATCTGTATCCTGTGCGCGTCGATCAGACTCGTGGCGCTCCACCACGCGCCGTGGTGTTTCGCCGATTGCGTGCGGCAGGGATCGGCGTGCAAGTCCACTATATACCGATTCATATTCAACCTGACTTCAAGCAGTTTGGATTTGAGCACGGGCAATACCCTGCGGCTGAGGCTTATTATGCAGAGGCCCTTAGCTTGCCGATGTTCCCGGCGCTGACGGAGGAGGATCAAGATACCGTCGTCGCCGCCCTTACCTTGGCCTTGAAGGCGTAA
- the pseI gene encoding pseudaminic acid synthase — MTKTISIAGRKIGPEYPPYVICELSGNHNGSLDRMLALVDAAADTGCDAIKIQSYTPDTITIDHDGPGFNISGGLWDGYTLHDLYKEAHTPFEWHEAIFARAKARGVTLFSSPFDESSADLLHSLGAPAYKIASFEAIDLPLIDHVARKGKPMIISTGLANLGEIEAAVSTARKAGCEELMLLHCISSYPAPSAESNLRTISHLGEAFDVVPGLSDHTLGTATSVAAVALGASVIEKHFTLARADGGPDADFSLEPDEFARLCSDCHDAWISLGQVSYRQSSAEESNSQFRRSLYVVEDIPAGAPLTRDNIRSIRPGYGLPPKHLPQVLGRQTVRTLKRGTPLDWDMISKHDGS; from the coding sequence ATGACCAAAACCATTAGCATTGCTGGCCGCAAAATCGGGCCGGAATATCCACCGTATGTGATCTGCGAGCTTTCCGGTAATCACAACGGCTCGCTCGACCGGATGTTGGCGCTGGTAGATGCGGCGGCGGACACCGGATGCGATGCAATCAAGATCCAGAGCTACACCCCTGATACGATCACAATCGATCATGATGGGCCGGGGTTCAACATCAGCGGCGGGTTGTGGGACGGCTATACGTTGCACGATTTGTACAAAGAGGCGCACACTCCGTTCGAGTGGCACGAGGCGATTTTCGCACGGGCCAAAGCGCGCGGCGTGACGCTATTCTCCAGCCCGTTTGACGAAAGCTCAGCTGATTTATTGCATAGCCTCGGCGCGCCTGCCTACAAAATAGCATCCTTTGAGGCTATTGATTTGCCGCTGATCGATCACGTCGCGCGCAAAGGTAAGCCGATGATCATCTCAACAGGGCTGGCCAATCTGGGAGAGATCGAGGCCGCCGTTTCCACCGCCCGGAAAGCTGGCTGTGAAGAACTGATGCTGCTCCATTGCATAAGCTCTTATCCCGCACCTAGTGCGGAGTCGAACTTGCGCACCATCTCACATCTTGGCGAAGCTTTTGATGTGGTGCCCGGACTTTCGGATCACACCCTTGGTACAGCCACATCGGTGGCAGCTGTTGCACTTGGAGCGAGCGTGATTGAGAAACACTTCACCTTGGCGCGGGCCGATGGCGGGCCCGATGCAGACTTCAGTCTGGAGCCGGATGAGTTCGCAAGGCTTTGCTCGGACTGCCATGACGCCTGGATTTCTCTAGGTCAGGTTTCCTATCGCCAGTCCAGCGCGGAAGAAAGCAACTCGCAGTTCCGCAGGTCGCTATATGTGGTGGAAGATATTCCGGCCGGGGCGCCGCTAACACGCGACAACATTCGCTCGATACGGCCTGGATATGGGTTGCCGCCCAAACATCTGCCGCAGGTCTTGGGGCGTCAGACTGTCCGCACCCTCAAGCGGGGGACCCCTTTGGATTGGGACATGATCTCAAAGCATGACGGGTCCTGA
- a CDS encoding HlyD family type I secretion periplasmic adaptor subunit, with translation MSAREKSWSVGGPLRLGLVSLLVLVGGFGTWGVTTTLSGAVVASGQVEVDRNRQAIQHPDGGLVAELLVDEGDRVDAAQVLVRLDPSELETELAVVQANLAEVQARRARLEAERDGREELSFGPELRALAETDPEIADLVAGQQYLFAARAETAEQALEQLRGRITQISAQVQALQAQQEALVGQVALVEEELERRQALLDSGSGTREPVVRLRQELVQLQGSAGEVVAGQAEAAERIIETELEILQLQTERREQAIALLRETRVAEQELTERANSLATRIARMELRAPVPGHIHGLTIFGSGSVLRPADPFAYLVPEGRPLVISARVPAIDVDQVYTGQDVTLVFPAFNQNELSEITGLVSQVSADAFVDDVSGSSFYRAEITLPEDQAALLGGRVLVPGMPVDAFIRTEDRTPMSYLLEPFMAYFGRALRES, from the coding sequence ATGAGCGCGCGCGAAAAGTCCTGGTCCGTCGGCGGGCCGCTGCGACTTGGGCTGGTTTCCTTGCTGGTCCTTGTCGGTGGGTTCGGTACATGGGGGGTGACTACAACGCTGTCGGGTGCCGTGGTCGCCTCAGGCCAGGTCGAGGTGGACCGCAATAGGCAAGCCATCCAGCATCCTGATGGCGGGCTGGTGGCGGAATTGCTTGTCGATGAAGGGGACCGCGTGGACGCTGCGCAGGTCCTTGTTCGCCTCGATCCGTCGGAACTGGAAACCGAACTGGCCGTTGTGCAGGCCAACCTGGCTGAAGTGCAGGCGCGCCGCGCGCGACTGGAGGCCGAGCGGGACGGGCGCGAAGAGCTTTCATTTGGGCCAGAGTTGCGCGCGCTCGCGGAAACCGATCCAGAAATCGCTGACCTTGTGGCAGGTCAACAATACCTGTTTGCCGCCCGCGCCGAGACCGCTGAACAGGCGCTGGAGCAATTGCGCGGTCGCATTACGCAGATCAGTGCGCAAGTGCAGGCCCTTCAGGCGCAGCAAGAGGCCTTGGTCGGTCAGGTTGCCCTTGTCGAGGAGGAATTGGAACGGCGGCAGGCGCTTCTGGACAGCGGATCTGGCACGCGCGAGCCGGTGGTGCGACTACGCCAAGAGCTTGTTCAGCTTCAGGGCTCGGCCGGCGAAGTGGTCGCTGGTCAGGCTGAAGCCGCGGAACGAATAATCGAGACGGAGTTGGAAATCCTGCAGCTTCAAACCGAGCGGCGAGAACAGGCGATAGCGTTGCTACGTGAAACCCGCGTCGCCGAGCAAGAATTGACAGAACGCGCCAACAGTCTTGCGACGCGCATTGCCCGCATGGAGCTGCGCGCGCCGGTGCCTGGTCATATCCACGGCCTGACGATATTTGGATCAGGCTCGGTTTTGCGCCCCGCCGATCCGTTCGCCTATTTGGTTCCTGAGGGGCGGCCGCTTGTCATCTCTGCACGCGTTCCGGCGATCGACGTTGATCAGGTTTATACGGGGCAGGACGTGACCTTGGTTTTCCCGGCTTTCAACCAGAATGAGCTGTCGGAAATCACTGGGCTGGTCAGTCAGGTCTCGGCGGATGCGTTTGTCGATGACGTAAGCGGCAGCAGTTTCTACCGCGCCGAGATCACCCTTCCCGAAGATCAGGCTGCACTTCTTGGAGGGCGCGTTTTGGTGCCCGGTATGCCCGTAGACGCGTTTATCCGCACGGAAGATCGCACGCCTATGAGTTATCTGTTAGAGCCGTTCATGGCGTATTTCGGGCGGGCATTGCGGGAGAGTTGA
- a CDS encoding type I secretion system permease/ATPase produces MFFSLFVNVLMLTGPLYMLQVYERVLGSGSEETLLALTILVGFLFLMMGLLDFARARVAARYGAKLQQAFDARVFRAALSRAQRTGQAQTALSDLAAVQRLTSSPVFMALFDLPFTPLFIAVIFIFHAWLGWLALGGAAVLILVTILNRQTTVTPLGQAAETGRRADRMAGEMQSQAEVIRSLGMQEAAFSRWHGQRRQALDVSMRAADKVGGYSTLSKTLRLFLQSAILGLAALLVLRGELRAGAMIAGSILMGRALAPIDLAIGQWSMISEAARGWGRLNGLLADEPETPARLDLPRPAAALEVASLSVVPPGSNVPTLRGVSFRVEPGEAVGIIGPSGSGKSSLARALTGLWQPSGGSIRLDRATLDQYDPDRLGKLIGYLPQSVTLFDGTIAENIARLDPTPNAKEVSQAAIAADADTMIRALPDGYDTQVAGLGPRLSGGQVQRVGLARALYGDPVLLVLDEPNSALDSAGSDALNKAVQGMKERGLGVIIMAHRPNAIQKCDKLLVLRDGMAQAFGPRDEVLSRVLKNSADVRLVADNPSKGGLS; encoded by the coding sequence ATGTTTTTCAGCCTTTTCGTCAATGTCCTGATGTTGACCGGGCCACTCTACATGCTTCAGGTCTATGAGCGTGTGCTTGGCTCTGGCAGCGAAGAGACACTTCTCGCATTGACTATACTTGTCGGGTTCCTGTTCCTGATGATGGGGCTGTTGGACTTTGCCCGCGCCCGGGTCGCTGCGCGCTACGGTGCGAAGTTGCAGCAGGCCTTTGATGCGCGGGTGTTTCGGGCAGCGTTGTCACGGGCGCAGCGGACCGGTCAGGCGCAGACGGCGCTTTCCGATTTGGCTGCCGTGCAGCGGCTGACCTCGTCCCCGGTTTTTATGGCCCTGTTTGATTTGCCTTTCACACCACTATTCATCGCGGTGATCTTCATATTCCATGCATGGTTGGGATGGCTGGCTTTGGGCGGTGCCGCAGTTCTGATCCTCGTGACAATCCTGAACCGACAAACGACGGTGACGCCTTTGGGGCAAGCGGCGGAGACAGGACGCCGTGCCGACCGGATGGCGGGTGAAATGCAGTCGCAAGCGGAGGTTATCCGCTCCCTCGGGATGCAGGAAGCGGCGTTTTCGCGGTGGCATGGGCAACGCCGGCAGGCACTCGATGTCTCGATGCGGGCGGCCGACAAGGTTGGGGGCTATTCGACGCTCTCGAAGACGCTGCGGCTGTTTCTGCAATCGGCAATTCTTGGTTTGGCAGCGCTTCTTGTGTTGCGTGGGGAGCTGCGCGCAGGAGCTATGATCGCAGGCTCTATCCTGATGGGCCGGGCGCTGGCACCAATCGATCTTGCGATTGGGCAATGGTCGATGATCTCAGAGGCTGCACGCGGTTGGGGTCGGCTGAACGGTTTGCTGGCGGATGAGCCGGAGACTCCTGCGCGGCTTGACCTTCCGCGGCCCGCAGCTGCGCTGGAAGTGGCCAGTCTGTCGGTTGTGCCGCCAGGATCAAACGTTCCGACATTGCGTGGCGTTTCCTTCCGGGTCGAGCCCGGCGAAGCGGTAGGCATTATTGGGCCGTCCGGCTCCGGAAAATCCAGCCTTGCCCGGGCGCTGACCGGCCTTTGGCAACCGTCTGGCGGTTCGATCCGCCTCGACCGGGCGACGTTGGATCAATACGATCCGGACCGGCTGGGGAAGCTGATTGGGTATCTTCCACAGAGCGTCACTCTTTTTGACGGCACCATCGCAGAGAACATCGCACGGCTCGATCCGACCCCCAATGCGAAGGAGGTGTCACAAGCCGCCATTGCGGCGGATGCAGACACGATGATCCGGGCGTTACCGGACGGATATGACACGCAGGTGGCCGGTCTAGGACCGCGGCTTTCGGGCGGCCAGGTCCAGCGTGTCGGGTTGGCCCGTGCGCTTTACGGTGATCCTGTTCTGCTGGTTTTGGACGAGCCAAACTCCGCATTGGACAGCGCTGGCTCGGACGCCCTCAACAAAGCTGTACAGGGCATGAAGGAGCGAGGCCTCGGAGTAATCATCATGGCGCATCGTCCCAACGCTATCCAGAAATGCGACAAGCTATTGGTTCTGCGGGACGGTATGGCGCAGGCCTTTGGACCGAGGGATGAGGTCCTGTCGCGCGTCTTGAAGAATTCGGCGGACGTCCGGTTGGTGGCGGACAATCCCAGCAAGGGAGGTTTGTCATGA